In a genomic window of Strix aluco isolate bStrAlu1 chromosome 3, bStrAlu1.hap1, whole genome shotgun sequence:
- the MCM3 gene encoding DNA replication licensing factor MCM3: MAAAGGLEDAELREAQRDYLDFLDDEEDQGIYHGKVRDMISDNQYRLIVSINDLRRKNEKRANRLLSNAFEELIAFQRALKDFVASVDATYAKQYEDFYIGLEGSFGSKHVSPRTLTACFLSCIVCVEGIVTKCSLVRPKIVRSVHYCPATKKTIERRYTDMTSLDAFPSSSVYPTKDEENNPLETEFGLSVYKDHQTITIQEMPEKAPAGQLPRSVDVVLDDDLVDKVKPGDRIQVVGTYRCLPGKKGGYTSGTFRTILIACHVKQMSKDVRPLYSAADVAKIKRFSKSRSKDIFDQLARSLAPSIHGHEYIKKALLCMLLGGVEKVLENGSRIRGDINILLIGDPSVAKSQLLRYVLSTAPRAIPTTGRGSSGVGLTAAVTTDQETGERRLEAGAMVLADRGVVCIDEFDKMSDIDRTAIHEVMEQGRVTIAKAGIHARLNSRCSVLAAANPVYGRYDQYKTPMENIGLQDSLLSRFDLLFIVLDQMDPEQDREISDHVLRMHRYRNPNEQDGDAMPLGSAVEILATEDPDFVQEEEQELQVYEKHDDLLHGPNRRKEKIVSMEFMRKYIHVAKMIKPVLTQESASYIAEEYSRLRSQSQINSDIARTSPVTARTLETLIRLSTAHAKARMNKTVDLQDAEAAVELVQFAYFKKVLEKEKKRRKQAEDDSETEKEEDEESQPKEEGRTRRRKKTRTGGEGDSYDPYDFSDAEEEMPEVQAHTPKTPEASAAGEAKKLELPEPRLKAFKAALLEVFKASHAQSVGLKNMMESINRDNPEPFSLAEVKEALAHMQDDNQIMVSDDIIFLI; the protein is encoded by the exons GAAGACCAAGGGATTTATCACGGTAAAGTCCGGGACATGATCAGTGACAACCAGTATCGCCTCATCGTCAGCATCAATGACCTGCGGCGGAAGAACGAGAAAAGAGCCAACCG GCTCTTGAGCAATGCCTTTGAGGAGCTGATCGCCTTCCAGCGTGCCCTGAAGGATTTCGTTGCCTCGGTTGATGCCACCTACGCCAAGCAGTACGAGGACTTCTACATTGGGCTGGAGGGCAGCTTCGGCTCCAAGCATGTGTCACCGCGGACACTGACAGCCTGTTTCCTCAGCTGCATTGTCTGTGTGGAGGGCATCGTGACAAAAT GCTCTCTGGTTCGTCCGAAGATTGTCCGGAGCGTCCATTATTGCCCAGCTACCAAGAAGACTATTGAACGCCGATACACAGACATGACCTCCTTGGATGCTTTCCCATCCAGCTCTGTCTACCCTACAAAG GATGAAGAGAATAACCCCCTGGAGACAGAGTTTGGGCTTTCGGTCTACAAGGACCATCAGACCATCACCATCCAGGAGATGCCCGAGAAGGCACCAGCAGGGCAGCTGCCACGCTCAGTGGATGTTGTTCTGGATGATGACCTGGTGGACAAGGTGAAGCCTGGGGACCGCATCCAGGTGGTGGGGACGTACCGCTGCTTGCCAGGAAAGAAGGGGGGTTACACTTCAGGGACTTTCAG GACTATCCTCATTGCCTGCCATGTGAAGCAGATGAGTAAAGATGTCCGGCCTCTCTACTCTGCTGCTGACGTGGCCAAGATCAAGAGATTCAGCAAGAGTCGCTCCAAG GATATCTTTGACCAGCTGGCGAGATCCCTGGCTCCCAGCATCCATGGACATGAGTACATCAAGAAGGCCCTTCTCTGCATGCTGCTTGGAGGGGTGGAGAAGGTCCTGGAGAACGGGAGCCGCATCCGAGGAGACATCAACATCTTGCTGATAG GAGATCCTTCTGTTGCCAAGTCTCAGCTGCTGCGGTACGTGCTCAGCACCGCGCCCCGCGCCATCCCCACCACTGGCAGAGGCTCCTCTGGCGTTGGCTTGACTGCTGCTGTCACCACGGACCAAGAAACTG GCGAACGGCGCCTGGAAGCAGGGGCCATGGTGTTGGCTGACCGGGGAGTGGTGTGCATTGATGAGTTCGACAAGATGTCTGACATTGACCGCACGGCCATCCATGAGGTGATGGAGCAGGGCCGCGTCACCATCGCCAAGGCTGGCATCCACGCCCGCCTCAACTCCCGCTGCAGCGTCCTGGCGGCGGCCAACCCCGTCTATGGCCGG TATGACCAGTACAAGACGCCCATGGAGAACATTGGCCTGCAGGACTCCTTGCTCTCCCGCTTTGACCTGCTCTTCATCGTGCTGGACCAGATGGACCCCGAGCAGGACAGGGAGATCTCAGACCACGTCCTGCGGATGCATCGCTACCGCAACCCCAATGAGCAGGATGGGGATG CCATGCCCCTGGGCAGCGCCGTGGAGATCCTGGCTACAGAGGACCCCGACTTCGTgcaggaggaggaacaggagcTCCAAGTGTATGAGAAGCATGACGACCTCCTGCACGGGCCCAACCGCCGCAA GGAGAAGATCGTCAGCATGGAGTTCATGAGGAAGTACATCCACGTGGCAAAGATGATTAAGCCCGTCTTGACCCAGGAGTCGGCGAGCTACATTGCGGAGGAGTACTCCCGCCTGCGCAGCCAGAGCCAGATAAACTCAGACATCGCCAGG ACCTCCCCTGTCACGGCCCGTACCTTGGAGACCCTGATCCGCCTCTCCACGGCCCACGCCAAGGCCAGGATGAACAAAACTGTTGATCTGCAGGACGCCGAGGCGGCTGTGGAGCTGGTGCAGTTTGCCTACTTCaaaaag gtgctggagaaggagaagaagcgCAGAAAGCAAGCGGAGGATGACTCGGAGactgagaaggaggaggatgaggagtcGCAGCCCAAGGAGGAGGGCAGGACGAGGAG GAGAAAGAAGACACGCACAGGAGGCGAGGGGGACTCTTACGACCCGTATGACTTCAGTGACGCTGAGGAGGAGATGCCGGAGG TCCAGGCACACACTCCGAAGACACCCGAAGCCTCGGCTGCTGGCGAAGCAAAGAAGCTGGAGCTGCCTGAGCCAAG GCTGAAAGCGTTCAAGGCTGCTCTCCTGGAGGTCTTCAAAGCTTCCCATGCCCAGTCCGTGGGTCTGAAGAACATGATGGAGTCCATCAACCGTGACAACCCTGAGCCCTTCTCGCTGGCTGAAGTGAAGGAGGCGCTGGCCCACATGCAAGATGACAACCAGATCATGGTGTCCGATGACATTATCTTCTTAATCTGA